The Synergistaceae bacterium sequence TGCTTATGTTGAGTTTCTCCCAAAGTTTTTTGAAGTTCAAAACAACAGTATCGCAGAGCTCTTTCGGAGTTATTCCTCTTGCTTCTGCTGCAGTCTGTATTTTCTGTCCATGTTCATCAGTTCCGGTTAGGAACCAGGTGTTGTCTCCCTTTAACTTGTGCCAACGAGCCAAAGTGTCCGCGGCCACCGTTGTATATGCGTGTCCAATGTGAGGGACATCATTTACGTAGTATATTGGAGTTGTTATATAGAAATTTTTCTTATTTTCTGGCATTTAATTGTCCTCCTCGCCACTTACTTCTAAAATGTGGCGTTTTACTCTGTTACGAGGAATAGAATACTTCATTGCGATTGAGTTTGCAATATCCTTTGTGCTATCGCCTCTTTTTAACATTGTTTCCGCCTCTAGTTTCCAACTGTTTTCATCTTCTACTTCTTCTTGTGTGTTGCCCTCTACTATACAAACAAATTCTCCACGTATTTTTTCTTCCGGTAGAATTTTGTCAAAAGAGTGCAGTGTGCCCTTGAATGTTTCTTGGTGTATTTTACTTATTTCTTTTACCAGTGTTGCTTTTCTATCTCCTAATACTTCACCCATGAGAGCCAGTTCTTTTAATATTTTATGCGGTGATACATAAAACACAAGAGTTTCTTTTATCTCTGCCACTTCTGACAGTTTCAACCTCTTGTCTTTTGTCTTTCCTTTCAGGAACCCAACAAATAAGAAAGAATCCATTTCCATGCCGGAGAGCAAAAGAGCAGGCAGGAGCGCGTTCGCACCTGGCAAAACATCTATAGGCAGACCTCTTTCTAATACTGCCCTAATTATTACCGATCCTGGATCGGAGAGTCCCGGTGTGCCTGCATCT is a genomic window containing:
- the rsmI gene encoding 16S rRNA (cytidine(1402)-2'-O)-methyltransferase, coding for MPLIVVPTPIGNLEDMTLRGIKALQEADIVACEDTRHTLRLLNHLGLNKQLISCHEHNETERVETLIKRIKSGETVALVSDAGTPGLSDPGSVIIRAVLERGLPIDVLPGANALLPALLLSGMEMDSFLFVGFLKGKTKDKRLKLSEVAEIKETLVFYVSPHKILKELALMGEVLGDRKATLVKEISKIHQETFKGTLHSFDKILPEEKIRGEFVCIVEGNTQEEVEDENSWKLEAETMLKRGDSTKDIANSIAMKYSIPRNRVKRHILEVSGEEDN